One part of the Rutidosis leptorrhynchoides isolate AG116_Rl617_1_P2 chromosome 1, CSIRO_AGI_Rlap_v1, whole genome shotgun sequence genome encodes these proteins:
- the LOC139859275 gene encoding filament-like plant protein 3: MDRPSWLWRRKSSEKSPGETESSGGSISSHSERFSDDQMYSNQSSLSPEVSSKVELSPEEFEGDVKTLSQKLSAALLNISIKEDLVKQHSKVAEEAVEGWEKAETEVLALRQQNEVLTLRNSTLEDRICQLDGALKECLRQLRQTREERDQEVNEAVRKKASELQVTKTEYENQLADLRSQLQSAKKLDFSSPSNKTAEYEKAALKRELDSMAEELEMRFIERELSNQAAEQASKLHLESAKKAAKFEAECRRLKAALTKALSTNDRRSLTDSQVTAESDDSKETNEVESNRATPSKGINLMEDFLEMEKLASVKNRTFEVEELLKKVETEKGKMEIILNERENELKVSRNELKDAERKLVKIEALLVESRDETKKTKKELESTKAIVNALQESVKRFESEVVELKFQLEIECNERKEAESRYEDVNAKKNEAESQLKTFEDEIESLTPKVESLETEVENERALSVKMVAKCQELEGELESLNLKVDSLETEVEKERALSKKMGAKSRDLEEEISRLQLENQFPNPAIHNAELRILQDTELALAGNKFADCQKTIASLSHQLNTLATLEDFLIDTNEFIRRI, encoded by the exons ATGGACCGCCCTAGCTGGCTATGGCGGAGGAAGTCGTCGGAGAAAAGTCCCGGCGAAACTGAAAGCTCCGGTGGATCCATTTCTTCTCATTCTGAAAGATTTTCAGATGATCAG ATGTATTCGAATCAAAGTTCTCTATCACCTGAAGTCTCATCAAAGGTTGAACTATCCCCGGAAGAATTTGAGGGTGATGTGAAGACTCTTTCGCAAAAACTGTCAGCGGCTCTTTTGAATATTAGTATTAAGGAAGACTTGGTAAAACAACATTCCAAAGTAGCAGAGGAGGCGGTTGAAG GATGGGAGAAAGCTGAAACTGAAGTCTTAGCTTTGAGGCAGCAAAACGAGGTTCTAACGCTTCGAAACTCGACCCTTGAAGATCGAATATGTCAACTTGATGGAGCACTAAAAGAGTGTTTAAGACAGCTTCGACAAACacgtgaagaaagagatcaagaAGTAAATGAAGCTGTTAGAAAAAAAGCTTCTGAATTGCAGGTAACAAAAACAGAATATGAAAATCAGCTTGCCGACCTTCGTTCACAGCTTCAATCCGCCAAAAAACTCGACTTTAGTTCGCCGTCCAATAAAACGGCAGAATACGAAAAGGCTGCGTTGAAACGTGAGCTTGATTCTATGGCTGAAGAGCTCGAAATGAGGTTTATTGAAAGGGAATTGAGTAATCAAGCTGCAGAACAAGCAAGTAAACTACACCTAGAAAGTGCAAAAAAAGCAGCTAAATTTGAAGCCGAGTGTCGTAGGCTAAAGGCAGCACTAACGAAAGCGTTATCAACTAACGATCGACGATCGTTAACTGATAGTCAAGTGACTGCTGAAAGTGACGATTCTAAGGAAACGAATGAAGTTGAAAGTAACCGAGCGACCCCTTCAAAGGGGATCAATCTTATGGAAGACTTTCTTGAAATGGAAAAACTCGCATCTGTTAAAAACCGAACATTTGAAGTTGAAGAGCTTTTGAAAAAGGTGGAAACGGAAAAAGGGAAAATGGAGATTATTTTGAACGAGCGTGAAAACGAGCTTAAAGTATCAAGAAACGAGCTCAAAGATGCCGAAAGGAAGTTAGTCAAGATAGAAGCTTTGTTGGTCGAATCACGTGACGAAACAAAAAAGACGAAGAAAGAGCTCGAGTCAACAAAAGCAATAGTCAACGCGCTACAAGAAAGTGTAAAAAGATTTGAATCGGAAGTAGTGGAACTGAAATTTCAACTAGAAATCGAATGTAATGAAAGAAAAGAAGCAGAATCTCGATATGAAGATGTTAACGCAAAGAAAAACGAGGCGGAATCACAGTTGAAAACATTTGAAGATGAGATTGAATCCTTGACCCCGAAAGTTGAATCTTTAGAAACAGAAGTTGAAAATGAACGTGCTTTATCGGTGAAGATGGTAGCCAAATGTCAGGAATTAGAGGGTGAGTTGGAATCCTTGAATCTGAAAGTTGATTCGTTAGAAACAGAGGTTGAGAAGGAACGCGCGTTATCTAAGAAAATGGGAGCCAAATCTCGGGATTTGGAAGAAGAGATTTCAAGATTACAACTAGAAAATCAGTTCCCGAACCCCGCCATCCACAATGCAGAGCTCAGGATATTACAG GATACGGAACTAGCATTGGCTGGTAATAAATTTGCCGATTGTCAGAAAACAATTGCTTCTCTTAGTCATCAACTAAATACGCTTGCGACACTCGAGGACTTCTTGATTGACACAAACGAATTCATTAGACGTATTTAA